One part of the Treponema peruense genome encodes these proteins:
- a CDS encoding beta-L-arabinofuranosidase domain-containing protein, whose translation MSAQKTVLEENSLFQKSQKTGLEYVLRLDPDRLLAPCRIAAGKRPKAATYGGWESMQIQGHSLGHYMSALSAFVNSTGNAQAKEKLDYVVSELKEIQCADGYIGGVPSVPFDTAFTGNFEVDRFSLAKYWVPWYSVHKIYAGLIDAYTLTQNKDALEIVKKMADWAVNGTANMTEEQFQKMLTCEHGGMCKVFADLYGITKDEKYLKMAERFIHQEIVKPAMKQSDRLQGFHANTQIPKFIGLAKLYELTGKTEYRTAVEFFFDTVTKKRSYAIGGNSIGEHFGPEYQEILGRDTCETCNTYNMLELSEYIFRWNKNADAADYYETALYNHILASQEPVTGAKTYFVSTLPGFYKVYGSFENAFWCCTGTGMENPARYNRFIAKDYDGTIYINLFIPSAITTEDGWKIAIETKFPYEQSAQIKILYEGKNPRSLKIRTPLWTEDARTADGYELKSEKISAGETYSVNLPMNLHTRRTRDRSGNFSILYGPLVLAADMGKRAMPNDTVDNQLVYMNSPAQKISAITADPLTPQGWIEVLDKENLTFATKESAAENGTSYTLKPFYDIHHTRYSVYFNALNPAEDEREAKYESITVDFVEPGRQQSEVEHRFKNEATEMGYIPEVDRSYRKIMSGEGFISYRMKFDNTNKNKIVLTTYGKDAGTIKVYIDDTELSSVTLAGTDGEKLTDTQIEVPAKIIKEKAKSRRTAIMNVKLICEQSQSPRILELRVTK comes from the coding sequence ATGAGCGCACAGAAAACGGTTCTTGAAGAAAATTCATTATTCCAGAAATCGCAGAAGACAGGTCTTGAATATGTTTTAAGGCTCGATCCAGACAGACTTCTTGCCCCGTGCAGAATCGCCGCAGGAAAAAGACCTAAGGCAGCAACTTACGGTGGTTGGGAAAGCATGCAGATTCAGGGACACAGTCTTGGACACTACATGTCTGCACTTTCTGCTTTTGTTAATTCTACAGGAAATGCGCAGGCAAAAGAAAAACTGGACTACGTTGTTTCCGAACTTAAGGAAATACAGTGCGCAGACGGCTACATCGGCGGAGTTCCTTCTGTTCCCTTTGACACAGCGTTTACAGGAAATTTTGAAGTTGATAGGTTCAGCCTGGCAAAATACTGGGTACCGTGGTATTCTGTCCATAAAATTTACGCAGGACTCATTGACGCATACACTCTTACACAAAACAAAGACGCTCTTGAAATCGTAAAAAAAATGGCAGACTGGGCAGTAAACGGAACAGCCAATATGACAGAAGAACAGTTTCAGAAAATGCTCACCTGCGAACACGGCGGAATGTGCAAAGTCTTTGCTGACTTATATGGTATTACAAAAGATGAAAAATATCTCAAAATGGCAGAACGTTTCATTCACCAGGAAATTGTAAAACCGGCAATGAAACAGTCAGACAGACTGCAGGGCTTTCATGCAAACACTCAGATACCAAAATTCATAGGTCTTGCAAAACTATACGAACTCACAGGCAAAACGGAATACCGCACAGCCGTAGAATTCTTTTTTGACACTGTAACAAAAAAAAGAAGTTATGCTATCGGGGGAAATTCAATAGGCGAACACTTTGGCCCTGAATACCAGGAAATACTCGGACGCGACACCTGCGAAACATGCAACACTTACAACATGCTTGAACTTTCTGAATATATTTTCAGGTGGAACAAAAACGCAGACGCAGCCGATTATTACGAAACTGCACTTTACAATCACATACTTGCCTCACAGGAACCGGTCACCGGAGCAAAAACATATTTTGTTTCTACTCTGCCCGGCTTCTATAAAGTATACGGAAGTTTTGAAAATGCATTCTGGTGCTGCACCGGAACCGGAATGGAAAATCCTGCACGATACAACCGCTTTATTGCAAAAGACTACGACGGAACAATTTACATAAATCTGTTTATTCCGTCTGCAATTACTACAGAAGACGGATGGAAAATTGCCATCGAAACAAAATTTCCGTATGAACAAAGTGCGCAGATAAAAATTCTTTATGAAGGAAAAAATCCGCGTTCATTAAAAATACGCACACCGTTATGGACAGAAGATGCAAGAACCGCTGACGGCTACGAACTCAAGTCTGAAAAAATAAGCGCAGGCGAAACTTATTCCGTAAATCTTCCAATGAACCTTCACACAAGAAGAACAAGGGACAGAAGCGGAAACTTCAGCATACTTTACGGACCACTCGTTCTTGCCGCAGACATGGGAAAACGTGCAATGCCCAACGACACCGTAGACAACCAGCTTGTGTACATGAACTCTCCGGCACAGAAAATTTCTGCCATCACCGCCGACCCACTTACACCGCAGGGCTGGATAGAAGTTTTGGACAAAGAAAACCTGACTTTTGCAACAAAAGAATCTGCCGCAGAAAACGGAACTTCATACACATTAAAGCCTTTCTACGACATTCACCACACACGCTATTCCGTTTACTTCAATGCATTAAACCCCGCAGAAGACGAGCGTGAAGCGAAATACGAAAGCATAACCGTTGACTTCGTTGAACCCGGCCGCCAGCAAAGTGAAGTTGAACACCGTTTCAAAAACGAAGCAACAGAAATGGGATATATCCCAGAAGTTGACCGCAGTTACAGAAAGATTATGTCAGGTGAAGGATTTATTTCTTACAGAATGAAATTCGACAATACAAACAAAAATAAAATTGTTCTTACAACATACGGTAAAGATGCAGGAACAATAAAAGTATATATTGACGACACAGAACTTTCTTCAGTAACTCTGGCCGGAACAGACGGTGAAAAACTAACCGACACACAGATTGAAGTTCCCGCAAAAATCATCAAAGAAAAGGCAAAGTCACGAAGAACAGCCATAATGAATGTAAAGCTCATCTGCGAACAATCACAAAGCCCGCGCATACTTGAACTAAGAGTTACAAAATAA
- a CDS encoding glycosyltransferase family 2 protein, with amino-acid sequence MENQISEQYQITPKISCIVPVYNVEKYLRRCVDSILNQTFTDFELILVDDGSPDNSPAICYEYAVKDSRIKVIHKVNGGVSSARNVGLDVAKGEWICFVDSDDLIEADYMQKMYEAAINNNSDFIMCGIQQIAGYETLKNNYKKKIKKNTVCKNRREFLQKIIRLRSRLENAVVLHSPVNKLFCASLLNGIRFREDLLVCEDYVFNLHYFYQIKSAVFLYDELYVYLLNTSSATHNFKSKYIEDILFALSEIKNFYDKNHLNHHSYNIYRNSVFYQCLVNYISEYVNKLE; translated from the coding sequence ATGGAAAATCAAATTTCAGAACAATATCAAATAACTCCAAAAATCTCATGCATTGTTCCTGTTTACAATGTTGAAAAATATCTGCGCCGTTGCGTTGATTCTATACTTAATCAAACATTTACTGACTTTGAATTGATTTTAGTTGACGACGGAAGCCCTGATAATTCTCCTGCTATTTGTTATGAGTATGCTGTAAAAGACAGTCGAATAAAAGTGATTCATAAAGTAAACGGCGGTGTTAGTTCTGCGCGTAACGTCGGGCTGGATGTGGCTAAAGGTGAGTGGATTTGTTTTGTAGATAGTGATGACTTGATTGAAGCGGATTATATGCAAAAAATGTATGAAGCTGCGATTAATAATAATTCTGATTTTATTATGTGCGGAATACAGCAAATTGCTGGATATGAAACTCTTAAAAATAATTATAAAAAGAAAATAAAAAAAAATACAGTTTGTAAAAATCGACGTGAATTTCTTCAAAAAATTATTCGCTTACGCTCAAGACTGGAGAATGCTGTAGTACTGCATTCTCCAGTCAATAAACTTTTCTGTGCTAGTTTATTGAACGGAATTAGATTTAGAGAAGATTTGCTTGTCTGTGAGGATTATGTATTTAATCTTCATTATTTTTATCAAATTAAAAGTGCAGTATTTTTGTATGATGAACTCTATGTTTATTTATTGAATACTTCTTCTGCTACTCATAATTTCAAAAGCAAGTATATTGAAGATATATTATTTGCTTTAAGTGAAATTAAAAACTTTTATGACAAAAATCATTTGAATCATCATTCGTATAATATTTATAGAAATTCCGTTTTTTATCAGTGTCTTGTTAATTATATATCAGAATATGTAAATAAATTGGAGTAA
- a CDS encoding type II toxin-antitoxin system VapC family toxin: protein MTEFNKVFFDTAPFIYYLERNEFFFDKVKSFFQECYRKQIEFVTSTITVEEYCVYPYRNMDLEQVYRFEKFLNDLNFTVLDITNEIAHQAAKIRADFKDFKAMDSFQLSCAVCSSCDLYFGNDKQLLQFSKIPVITIDQL from the coding sequence ATGACAGAGTTTAACAAAGTTTTTTTTGACACCGCACCTTTTATATACTATTTGGAAAGGAATGAATTCTTTTTTGACAAAGTAAAATCATTTTTTCAAGAATGTTATCGGAAGCAAATTGAATTTGTTACATCAACTATTACTGTTGAGGAATATTGTGTATATCCCTACAGAAATATGGATCTTGAACAAGTTTATCGCTTTGAGAAATTTTTGAATGATCTGAATTTTACAGTTCTTGACATTACGAATGAAATTGCGCATCAAGCTGCAAAAATCAGAGCTGATTTCAAGGATTTCAAAGCAATGGATTCTTTTCAATTGTCTTGTGCAGTTTGCAGCAGTTGCGACTTGTATTTTGGCAATGATAAACAGTTACTCCAGTTCAGTAAGATTCCAGTAATTACAATAGACCAGTTATAA
- a CDS encoding polysaccharide pyruvyl transferase family protein — protein sequence MNLCKQIGRNDAKWVCDPALLLNAEIYRTIYKEEKIQTPSKPYILFYYLENGGRFDKKTVWNFAQKNNLDVQYVTGNACIDNFKKNFATVSEWLRLVDNAEYVITNSFHCCVFSVLFEKKFAAIKLNGLNSGMNSRLESLFEMTGCGERYITDTDFKILDKSYSVDKDFTLKKESEEFLKIALEENNHKQKEEMH from the coding sequence ATCAATCTTTGTAAACAAATTGGTAGAAATGACGCAAAATGGGTGTGCGATCCGGCACTGCTTTTAAATGCTGAAATTTACAGAACTATTTATAAAGAAGAGAAGATTCAAACTCCTTCAAAACCTTATATTCTTTTTTATTATTTAGAAAATGGTGGAAGGTTTGACAAAAAGACAGTTTGGAATTTTGCCCAGAAGAATAATCTGGATGTTCAATATGTTACTGGAAATGCCTGTATTGATAATTTCAAAAAAAACTTTGCAACAGTATCTGAATGGCTTCGCCTTGTGGATAACGCGGAATATGTTATTACAAACAGTTTTCATTGCTGTGTATTCAGTGTTTTGTTTGAAAAGAAATTTGCAGCAATTAAATTAAATGGTTTAAACAGCGGAATGAATTCCAGACTTGAAAGTTTATTTGAAATGACAGGATGCGGTGAAAGATATATTACAGATACTGATTTTAAAATTCTTGATAAATCTTATTCAGTTGATAAAGATTTTACTTTGAAAAAAGAATCAGAAGAATTTTTGAAAATTGCGTTGGAAGAGAATAATCATAAACAAAAGGAGGAAATGCATTAG
- a CDS encoding polysaccharide pyruvyl transferase family protein, with translation MKIGILTFWWSEDNYGQQLQAYALQKYLRNAGHDAFLIRYNYENDLGRTNFFVRILKALNPIILFKFFVQKKRIADSKKENELHSRHFCEFRKNYFKFSDKAYSNFEELKSNPPEADAYIVGSDQVWNFGKGNLRIFKNVIHSYFLDFGKSETKRISYAASWGGEIIS, from the coding sequence ATGAAGATAGGAATCCTTACTTTTTGGTGGAGTGAAGACAATTACGGGCAGCAGCTTCAGGCTTATGCTTTGCAAAAATATTTAAGGAATGCTGGGCATGACGCTTTTTTGATTAGATATAATTATGAAAATGATTTGGGCAGAACAAATTTCTTTGTTAGAATTCTGAAAGCTTTGAATCCGATTATTTTATTTAAATTTTTTGTTCAAAAGAAAAGAATTGCAGATTCAAAAAAAGAAAATGAATTACATTCAAGACATTTTTGTGAATTCAGAAAAAATTATTTTAAATTCTCAGATAAAGCATATTCTAATTTCGAAGAATTGAAATCAAATCCGCCTGAAGCAGATGCTTATATTGTTGGAAGTGATCAAGTCTGGAATTTTGGAAAAGGTAATTTACGTATTTTTAAAAATGTCATTCATTCATATTTCCTTGATTTTGGAAAGTCTGAAACAAAACGAATTTCATATGCTGCCAGTTGGGGGGGCGAAATAATTTCTTAG
- a CDS encoding helix-turn-helix domain-containing protein produces the protein MSNNFRENLKDELEYQDITIKELSLKTEISNRSIENYLSKRESIPPADYAVKIAKALGVTVEYLVTGRNPDCTTPDKTQQISRMLHKCTEDQKSAVLSLLQAFAAK, from the coding sequence ATGTCCAACAACTTTAGAGAAAATTTAAAAGACGAACTTGAATATCAGGATATAACTATTAAAGAACTATCTCTAAAAACAGAAATCTCAAACCGATCAATAGAAAATTATCTGAGCAAGCGCGAATCTATTCCGCCGGCAGACTATGCTGTAAAAATTGCAAAAGCACTCGGCGTCACAGTTGAATACCTTGTCACCGGCCGGAATCCCGACTGCACAACACCCGACAAAACCCAGCAGATTTCACGAATGCTCCATAAATGTACCGAAGACCAAAAATCAGCCGTACTCTCACTTTTACAGGCATTTGCCGCAAAATAA
- a CDS encoding helix-turn-helix domain-containing protein, giving the protein MQVVEKTRHINATLSGRGIPLIKEAILKAYPKAIIREDDTDEEYIDWDESDLAKEIRAERTPGLVLAAYREREGLTLVQLAEKVGTKYTAISAMENNRRPIGLIMAKKLGKALNVDYKKFLE; this is encoded by the coding sequence ATGCAGGTAGTAGAGAAAACGCGCCATATTAATGCAACTCTCAGCGGAAGGGGAATTCCTCTTATAAAAGAAGCCATATTAAAAGCATATCCAAAAGCAATAATTCGTGAAGATGATACAGATGAAGAATATATTGACTGGGATGAATCTGATCTGGCAAAAGAAATAAGGGCAGAAAGAACCCCTGGACTTGTTTTGGCAGCCTATCGTGAAAGAGAAGGACTTACTCTTGTTCAGCTTGCAGAAAAAGTAGGAACAAAATATACTGCAATCAGTGCAATGGAAAACAACAGAAGACCCATTGGTTTAATTATGGCAAAAAAACTGGGAAAAGCACTTAATGTTGACTATAAAAAATTTCTTGAATAA
- the cysK gene encoding cysteine synthase A has product MADIKESALELIGNTPILKLNNYVKKSGIEGAVILAKLEYLNPAGSVKDRIALRMIEDAEKSGVLKPGATIIEPTSGNTGIGIASVAAAKGYKAILTLPETMSVERRNLLKAYGAELVLTDGTKGMKGAIAKAEELHNSIPGSVILGQFVNPSNPKAHRETTGPEIWKQTDGKVDIFVAGVGTGGTISGIGGYLKEKNPAVKIVAVEPATSPVLSKGVAGPHKIQGIGAGFVPDTLDTKIYDEIIPIENEDAFAEGKIFARSEGILVGISSGAALKAAKILAARPENKGKTIVALLPDSGDRYLSTALFAE; this is encoded by the coding sequence ATGGCAGACATTAAAGAAAGCGCATTGGAACTTATCGGAAACACACCTATATTAAAGCTGAATAATTACGTAAAGAAGTCAGGAATTGAAGGTGCTGTTATTCTTGCCAAACTTGAATATCTGAATCCGGCGGGAAGCGTAAAAGACAGAATTGCGCTCAGAATGATTGAAGATGCAGAAAAGAGCGGAGTACTTAAACCTGGCGCTACAATTATTGAACCGACTTCGGGAAATACCGGAATAGGCATTGCGAGTGTTGCTGCTGCAAAGGGATACAAGGCAATCCTTACTTTGCCCGAAACAATGAGTGTAGAAAGACGCAATCTTCTTAAGGCCTACGGTGCCGAACTTGTTCTTACTGACGGAACAAAGGGAATGAAGGGAGCAATTGCAAAGGCCGAAGAACTTCACAATTCAATTCCGGGTTCTGTTATTCTTGGACAGTTTGTTAATCCTTCAAACCCCAAGGCACACCGCGAGACAACAGGTCCCGAAATCTGGAAGCAGACAGACGGCAAAGTAGATATTTTTGTAGCCGGAGTCGGTACAGGCGGAACAATCAGCGGAATAGGCGGATACCTTAAGGAAAAGAACCCTGCTGTAAAGATTGTTGCTGTTGAACCTGCTACAAGCCCTGTTCTTTCAAAGGGAGTTGCCGGTCCTCATAAAATTCAGGGAATCGGAGCGGGATTTGTTCCTGATACACTGGATACAAAGATTTATGATGAGATAATTCCTATAGAAAATGAAGATGCATTTGCAGAAGGAAAAATATTTGCACGTTCTGAAGGAATTCTTGTAGGAATATCTTCGGGTGCTGCACTCAAGGCTGCAAAAATTCTTGCTGCACGTCCGGAAAACAAGGGAAAGACAATTGTTGCTCTTCTTCCTGATTCCGGCGACCGCTATCTTTCTACAGCACTCTTTGCAGAGTAA
- the pflB gene encoding formate C-acetyltransferase: MVQKEEWNGFEGRLWREEVNVRDFIQNNYTPYDGDKSFLAGPTEATNKLWGKLQELQAEERKKGGVLDMDTDIVSGITSHKPGYISEDLKGLEAVVGLQTDKPLKRAFMPYGGIKMAEEACEQYGYKPNPELHKIFTEYHKTHNQGVFDAYTPEIRAARKAHILTGLPDTYGRGRIVGDYRRIALYGIDYLISQKKYDLANIGDGTMTDDVIRLREEVADQIKALVQMKEMAASYGFDISKPAKNAREAFQWLYFGYLAAIKTQNGAAMSVGRISTFLDIYIERDLKAGILNESQAQELVDHIVMKFRMVKFARITSYNQLFSGDPVWATLEVAGLGQDGRSMVTKNDFRFLHTLENMGPSPEPNLTVLYSKRLPINFRKYAAYISVATSSIQYENDDVMRPIWGDDYSICCCVSATQTGKEMQFFGARANLAKALLYALNGGKDEGLVPGMQVGPAYAPITADVLNYDEVMAKYDLYLEWLADIYVNTLNLIHYMHDKYFYEAAELSLIDTDVRRTFATGIAGFSHVVDSLSAIKYAKVTAIRETAEGPTKGLVKDFKIEGDFPRYGNDDDRADDIAIWLLKTFMAKIKKHHTYRNSEPTTSILTITSNVVYGKATGALPDGRAAGEPFSPGANPSYGAEKNGLLASLNSVAKVPYEYALDGISNTQTINPGALGHTDEERADKLVTVLDGYFEQGAHHLNVNVFGVEKLLDAQAHPEKPEYANFTIRVSGYAVKFINLTKEQQDDVISRTCHASL; encoded by the coding sequence ATGGTCCAGAAAGAAGAATGGAACGGATTTGAAGGAAGACTGTGGCGCGAAGAAGTAAATGTTCGCGACTTCATTCAGAACAACTACACACCTTATGACGGAGACAAGAGTTTCCTGGCAGGTCCAACCGAAGCTACAAACAAGCTTTGGGGCAAGCTTCAGGAACTTCAGGCCGAGGAACGCAAGAAGGGCGGAGTTCTCGACATGGATACAGACATTGTATCTGGCATCACGTCACATAAGCCCGGATACATCTCAGAGGACCTCAAGGGACTCGAAGCTGTTGTCGGACTTCAGACAGACAAGCCTCTCAAGAGAGCTTTCATGCCTTACGGCGGAATCAAGATGGCAGAAGAAGCCTGCGAACAGTACGGCTACAAGCCCAATCCTGAACTCCACAAGATTTTTACAGAGTATCACAAGACACACAACCAGGGTGTTTTTGATGCTTACACACCAGAGATTCGTGCAGCACGCAAGGCTCACATTCTTACAGGTTTGCCAGATACATACGGACGCGGACGCATCGTAGGAGACTACCGCCGTATCGCTCTTTATGGTATTGACTACCTTATCTCACAGAAGAAGTACGACCTTGCCAACATCGGCGACGGAACTATGACAGATGACGTTATTCGTCTTCGTGAAGAAGTTGCTGACCAGATTAAGGCTCTTGTACAGATGAAAGAAATGGCCGCTTCTTACGGATTCGACATTTCAAAGCCTGCAAAGAACGCACGCGAAGCATTCCAGTGGCTTTACTTCGGCTACCTGGCAGCTATCAAGACACAGAACGGTGCAGCTATGTCTGTAGGACGTATTTCTACATTCCTCGACATCTACATCGAGCGTGACCTTAAGGCCGGAATTCTTAACGAATCACAGGCTCAGGAACTCGTAGACCACATTGTTATGAAGTTCCGCATGGTAAAATTTGCACGCATCACTTCATACAACCAGCTCTTCTCAGGAGACCCGGTTTGGGCAACTCTCGAAGTAGCAGGTCTTGGACAGGACGGACGCTCAATGGTAACAAAGAACGACTTCCGTTTCCTGCACACTCTTGAGAACATGGGTCCTTCACCGGAGCCAAACCTTACAGTTCTCTATTCAAAGAGACTTCCAATCAACTTCCGCAAGTACGCTGCATACATTTCTGTAGCAACAAGTTCAATCCAGTACGAAAACGACGATGTTATGCGTCCAATCTGGGGCGATGACTACTCTATCTGCTGCTGCGTTTCTGCAACACAGACTGGAAAGGAAATGCAGTTCTTCGGAGCACGCGCAAACCTTGCAAAGGCTCTTCTTTACGCGCTCAACGGCGGTAAGGACGAAGGTCTTGTTCCGGGTATGCAGGTTGGACCGGCTTATGCACCTATCACAGCCGATGTTCTTAACTATGACGAAGTTATGGCAAAGTATGATCTCTACCTTGAATGGCTTGCAGACATCTACGTGAATACACTTAACCTTATTCACTACATGCACGACAAGTACTTCTACGAGGCAGCAGAGCTTTCTCTTATTGACACAGACGTTCGCCGCACATTTGCTACAGGTATTGCAGGATTCAGCCACGTTGTTGACTCACTCTCTGCCATTAAGTATGCAAAGGTTACAGCAATCCGCGAAACTGCAGAAGGCCCCACAAAGGGTCTCGTAAAGGACTTCAAGATTGAAGGTGACTTCCCGCGCTATGGTAACGACGATGACCGTGCAGACGACATCGCAATCTGGCTGCTCAAGACCTTTATGGCAAAGATCAAGAAGCACCACACATACCGCAATTCTGAACCTACAACATCTATCCTTACAATTACATCAAACGTTGTATACGGTAAGGCAACAGGTGCTCTTCCTGACGGACGTGCAGCCGGCGAGCCATTCTCACCGGGAGCAAACCCATCTTACGGCGCAGAAAAGAACGGACTTCTTGCTTCACTCAACTCTGTTGCAAAGGTTCCGTACGAGTATGCTCTTGACGGTATCTCTAACACCCAGACAATCAACCCGGGTGCACTGGGACACACAGATGAAGAGCGCGCAGACAAGCTCGTAACTGTTCTTGACGGATACTTCGAACAGGGTGCACACCACCTTAACGTAAACGTATTCGGAGTAGAAAAACTTCTTGATGCACAGGCTCACCCTGAAAAGCCTGAGTATGCTAACTTCACAATCCGTGTTTCAGGTTATGCAGTTAAGTTCATTAACCTTACCAAGGAACAGCAGGACGACGTTATTTCAAGAACTTGCCACGCCAGCCTGTAA
- the pflA gene encoding pyruvate formate-lyase-activating protein, with protein MTDSSETSGQSVYGYIHSTESFGSVDGPGVRFIIFVSGCPLRCKYCHNPDTWKMEDGERFTSDEMLAKALRYRPYWKNIGGITVSGGEPLSQIDFVLDLFKKAKQNNVNTCIDTSGGPFTAEGPWFEKFQELMKYTDLLLVDIKHIDEESHVELTGHTGKNIKEMFRYLSDTNKPIWIRHVLVPGITDDDGALERTRDFIRTLNNVKRVEVLPYHTLGRMKYQKMGIPYRLEGVDSPTADRQANARAILECDKYTAWETEFLN; from the coding sequence ATGACAGACAGTTCTGAAACATCAGGACAGTCTGTGTATGGTTACATTCACTCTACGGAATCATTCGGTTCCGTAGACGGGCCCGGAGTCAGATTCATTATATTTGTTTCCGGCTGCCCGCTCCGATGCAAGTACTGCCACAATCCCGACACCTGGAAAATGGAAGACGGAGAGCGCTTTACTTCTGACGAGATGCTTGCAAAAGCCCTCAGATACCGCCCGTATTGGAAAAATATTGGCGGTATTACTGTTTCTGGGGGTGAGCCTCTTTCCCAGATTGATTTTGTTTTGGATCTGTTTAAAAAGGCAAAGCAGAATAATGTAAACACATGCATAGACACGTCCGGCGGACCGTTTACAGCAGAAGGCCCCTGGTTTGAAAAGTTCCAGGAACTTATGAAATACACAGATCTTCTTCTTGTTGACATAAAGCATATCGACGAAGAATCCCATGTTGAACTTACCGGGCATACAGGAAAGAACATAAAGGAAATGTTCCGCTATCTTTCCGACACAAACAAGCCTATATGGATAAGGCACGTACTTGTTCCAGGAATTACCGACGATGACGGTGCGCTTGAGAGAACAAGGGACTTTATACGCACACTCAATAACGTAAAGCGCGTGGAAGTTCTTCCCTACCACACTCTGGGCAGAATGAAATACCAGAAAATGGGTATTCCGTACAGACTTGAAGGTGTAGATTCCCCAACCGCTGACCGACAGGCAAACGCAAGGGCAATTCTTGAGTGTGACAAATACACAGCCTGGGAAACCGAGTTTTTGAATTAA
- the rnhA gene encoding ribonuclease HI, whose protein sequence is MENITNNEIVIYTDGGCSGNPGPGGWGCVILDGTKETTLSGGESPTTNNRMELTAAISALRAVCDSPELKCRPVCVYSDSQYVKNGITSWIKNWKKNGWKTAAKKSVLNKDLWEELDILFNSLSVEWKWVKGHAGIKYNEICDSLCQEEIHKRM, encoded by the coding sequence ATGGAAAATATCACAAATAATGAAATTGTAATTTATACAGACGGTGGTTGCAGCGGAAACCCGGGGCCGGGCGGCTGGGGATGCGTAATTCTTGACGGTACAAAAGAAACAACTCTTTCGGGAGGGGAATCGCCCACTACAAACAACAGAATGGAACTTACAGCGGCAATAAGTGCTTTAAGGGCAGTATGCGACAGTCCCGAATTAAAATGCCGCCCGGTTTGCGTCTACTCTGACAGTCAGTATGTTAAAAACGGAATTACTTCGTGGATAAAAAACTGGAAAAAAAACGGCTGGAAAACTGCCGCCAAAAAGAGTGTTCTTAACAAAGATCTTTGGGAAGAACTGGACATTTTATTCAACTCGCTTTCTGTAGAATGGAAATGGGTCAAAGGCCACGCCGGAATAAAATACAACGAAATATGCGACAGTCTTTGTCAGGAAGAGATTCACAAAAGAATGTAA
- a CDS encoding PG0541 family transporter-associated protein codes for MYRIEIISNKSVEEEITGALEENLPHILYTTVPLVYGRGGADRKLGTTTWPETNFVLISYIEDSELPVAKAVIASVKKKFKSEGIKMFAVRAEEL; via the coding sequence ATGTACAGGATTGAAATAATTTCGAATAAATCGGTAGAAGAAGAAATAACGGGTGCACTTGAAGAAAATCTGCCGCACATTCTTTATACAACTGTTCCGCTTGTTTACGGGCGCGGCGGTGCTGACAGAAAGCTTGGAACCACTACATGGCCCGAAACAAATTTTGTTCTTATAAGCTACATAGAGGACAGCGAACTTCCTGTTGCAAAGGCTGTAATTGCCAGTGTCAAAAAAAAGTTCAAGAGCGAGGGAATAAAAATGTTCGCGGTTAGGGCCGAAGAACTTTAG